A portion of the Treponema rectale genome contains these proteins:
- a CDS encoding aldolase catalytic domain-containing protein: protein MEKELSKLMGFRPEIKVVDATLRDGGLVNDFYFTDEFVKELYQTNVKAGVDYMEFGYKASKELFDVNKFGKWKFCDDDHIREITGDNNSPLKIAVMADVGRCDFRKDIQEKSNSPIDLIRVACYLHQIPAAVEMIEDAKSKGYEVSCNIMAVSNAQEADLKIALETIAKSPADILYIVDSYGSIYPEQMARLADIFLNIAAKYSKQVGIHAHDNQKLAFANTIECCGDGVNYLDATYASMGRGAGNCSIENLIGFLKNPKFNIYPVIKFLEEQMAPLKEQCKWGYDWQYLLTGILNQHPRTAIAYTKDNRKDITNFYKEITSES, encoded by the coding sequence ATGGAAAAAGAACTTTCCAAACTCATGGGATTTCGTCCCGAAATTAAAGTCGTTGATGCAACACTTAGAGACGGAGGTCTTGTAAACGATTTTTATTTTACAGATGAATTTGTAAAAGAACTTTATCAGACAAATGTAAAGGCCGGAGTTGATTATATGGAATTCGGCTACAAAGCCTCTAAAGAGCTGTTTGACGTTAATAAATTTGGAAAGTGGAAATTCTGTGATGACGACCATATTCGAGAAATCACAGGAGACAACAACTCCCCTCTCAAAATAGCAGTAATGGCAGATGTCGGCCGTTGTGATTTCAGAAAAGACATACAGGAAAAAAGCAACAGTCCTATTGATCTTATCCGGGTAGCCTGTTACCTTCACCAGATTCCGGCAGCAGTAGAAATGATTGAAGATGCAAAAAGCAAGGGATATGAAGTAAGTTGCAATATCATGGCTGTATCAAATGCTCAGGAAGCAGATCTTAAAATTGCACTTGAAACAATAGCAAAATCTCCGGCAGACATCCTGTACATTGTTGACAGTTACGGTTCAATTTACCCGGAACAGATGGCCCGTCTGGCGGATATTTTTCTGAATATTGCTGCAAAATACTCAAAGCAGGTCGGAATACACGCACATGATAATCAGAAACTCGCCTTTGCAAATACAATTGAATGCTGCGGAGACGGTGTAAATTATCTTGATGCCACATATGCCTCAATGGGACGTGGCGCTGGAAACTGCTCGATAGAAAACCTTATAGGCTTCCTTAAAAACCCTAAATTCAACATATATCCGGTAATAAAATTTCTTGAGGAACAGATGGCTCCACTTAAAGAACAGTGCAAATGGGGCTACGACTGGCAGTACCTTCTTACAGGAATTCTCAATCAGCATCCAAGGACAGCAATTGCCTACACAAAGGACAACCGCAAGGACATTACAAACTTTTACAAAGAAATTACATCTGAGAGTTAA
- a CDS encoding iron-sulfur cluster assembly scaffold protein, with translation MIYTAEVEHMCPLAKGAYHGPAPIPEEGEWVQVKKIEDVSGFTHGIGWCAPQQGACKLSLNVKDGIIEEALVETIGCSGMTHSAAMASEILIGKTLLEALNTDLVCDAINTAMRELFMQIVYGRTQSAYSKNGLKVGASLEDLGKNLRSQVGTMFATRKTGPRYLEMTEGYVETCAVDKDNQIIGYNCINFGKLMDALKAGKPAQEAIEGARTHYGRVTADQGMVRLIDPRKE, from the coding sequence ATGATCTACACTGCAGAAGTAGAACATATGTGTCCTTTAGCAAAAGGCGCATATCACGGACCGGCTCCTATTCCTGAAGAAGGCGAATGGGTTCAGGTTAAGAAAATTGAAGACGTATCAGGATTCACACACGGTATCGGCTGGTGTGCACCTCAGCAGGGAGCATGCAAACTCTCTTTGAACGTTAAAGACGGTATCATTGAAGAAGCACTTGTTGAAACAATCGGATGCTCAGGTATGACTCACTCAGCTGCAATGGCTTCAGAAATCCTTATTGGTAAAACACTTCTTGAAGCATTGAACACTGACCTTGTTTGTGACGCAATTAACACTGCAATGCGTGAACTTTTCATGCAGATTGTTTATGGACGTACACAGTCAGCATATTCAAAGAACGGTCTTAAAGTTGGTGCATCCCTTGAAGATCTTGGAAAGAACCTCCGCTCACAGGTAGGAACAATGTTTGCAACACGCAAAACTGGTCCACGCTACCTTGAAATGACAGAAGGTTACGTAGAAACATGTGCTGTTGATAAAGACAACCAGATTATCGGTTACAACTGCATTAACTTCGGAAAACTTATGGACGCTCTCAAAGCTGGAAAACCGGCTCAGGAAGCTATCGAAGGTGCACGTACACATTACGGTCGCGTAACTGCAGATCAGGGTATGGTTCGTCTTATCGATCCACGCAAAGAGTAA
- a CDS encoding helix-turn-helix domain-containing protein, whose product MYDDDEFHIVSVQPYVVFCAGQLYRHVTDCIGLTYFYSFAAAEKDLHIPVLADGCSDILFIYRDGKVFTEVLYTAGGTKFIDVKKGSDCFGVRFMPGENPCLDYSSGEKLKDSGLLLRLEQKMSQETTFIPRMCAFLEEYRTEFKDSVPAQKKLFRQIIRLIAEKKGILKISELEVLTGYSARYINHIFENQAGISAKQFCKCIKMHLILQALSTGTEISFSKISSEYKFYDQAHFIHEFKEFTGKTPGEYASAVEESLYSDCIVDV is encoded by the coding sequence ATGTACGACGATGATGAGTTTCATATTGTTTCAGTTCAGCCTTACGTTGTATTCTGCGCTGGGCAGCTGTATCGTCATGTTACGGACTGCATAGGGCTCACGTATTTTTATTCCTTTGCAGCTGCCGAAAAAGACCTTCATATTCCTGTTCTGGCAGATGGCTGCAGTGACATACTTTTTATTTACAGGGACGGAAAAGTTTTTACTGAAGTTTTATATACTGCAGGCGGTACAAAGTTTATCGATGTAAAAAAGGGCAGTGACTGCTTTGGCGTCAGATTTATGCCTGGAGAAAACCCGTGCCTTGATTATTCCTCCGGAGAAAAACTGAAGGATTCAGGGCTTCTTTTAAGGCTTGAACAGAAAATGTCTCAGGAAACGACTTTTATTCCCAGAATGTGTGCTTTTCTTGAGGAGTACCGTACTGAGTTTAAGGATTCTGTTCCTGCTCAGAAAAAACTCTTCCGTCAGATAATCAGGCTTATTGCAGAAAAAAAAGGTATTCTTAAAATAAGCGAGCTGGAAGTTCTTACCGGATATTCTGCCAGGTACATAAACCACATTTTTGAAAATCAGGCCGGTATAAGCGCCAAACAGTTCTGTAAATGTATAAAAATGCACCTTATACTCCAGGCTTTAAGCACCGGAACAGAAATTTCATTTTCTAAAATTTCTTCTGAATATAAATTTTATGATCAGGCTCATTTCATTCATGAATTTAAGGAGTTTACCGGAAAAACTCCCGGAGAATATGCATCAGCCGTAGAAGAATCTTTGTATTCTGACTGTATAGTTGATGTATGA
- a CDS encoding GGGtGRT protein encodes MATLFEDFEGRIPQVNKALKEYGFSEGEKGLNEARDLCKARGFDPYEICQSTQQICFEDAKWAYVLGSAIAIKEAEKTGDKTGSTAAANIGKGLQAFCLPGSVADDRKVGLGHGNLGARLLSEETQCFAFLAGHESFAAAEGAIKIAANANKVRKNKLRVILNGLGKDAAQIISRINGFTYVQTKFDYFNGEGTDKALTVVKEVPYGNNPDRLIVKCYGADDVREGVAIMWHEDVDVSITGNSTNPTRFQHPVAGTYKKERLLAGKKYFSVASGGGTGRTLHPDNMAAGPASYGFTDTLGRMHSDAQFAGSSSVPAHVEMMGFMGMGNNPMVGCTVACAVAVAGSF; translated from the coding sequence ATGGCAACATTATTTGAAGATTTCGAAGGCCGCATTCCTCAGGTGAATAAGGCTCTTAAAGAATATGGTTTCTCAGAAGGAGAAAAAGGATTGAATGAAGCACGTGACCTCTGCAAGGCACGGGGATTTGATCCTTATGAAATCTGTCAGTCAACACAGCAGATTTGTTTTGAAGATGCAAAATGGGCTTACGTTCTCGGAAGCGCTATTGCCATCAAAGAAGCAGAAAAAACAGGAGACAAAACAGGTTCTACTGCTGCTGCTAACATCGGTAAAGGACTTCAGGCATTCTGTCTTCCAGGTTCAGTAGCTGATGACCGCAAAGTAGGTCTTGGACACGGAAACCTCGGTGCACGCCTTCTTTCTGAAGAAACACAGTGTTTTGCATTCCTTGCAGGACACGAATCATTTGCTGCTGCTGAAGGAGCAATCAAAATCGCTGCAAATGCAAACAAAGTTCGCAAGAACAAGCTCCGCGTTATCCTTAACGGACTTGGAAAAGATGCAGCTCAGATCATCAGCCGTATCAACGGATTTACATACGTTCAGACAAAGTTTGATTATTTCAACGGTGAAGGAACAGACAAAGCCCTTACAGTTGTAAAGGAAGTTCCATACGGAAACAATCCAGACCGTCTTATCGTAAAATGCTATGGTGCTGACGATGTTCGCGAAGGCGTTGCAATCATGTGGCATGAAGATGTAGATGTTTCAATTACAGGAAACTCAACAAACCCTACCCGCTTCCAGCATCCAGTTGCAGGAACATACAAAAAGGAACGTCTCCTTGCAGGTAAGAAATACTTCTCTGTAGCTTCTGGTGGTGGAACAGGTCGTACACTCCATCCGGATAACATGGCTGCAGGTCCAGCTTCTTACGGATTTACAGATACACTGGGACGCATGCACTCAGATGCTCAGTTTGCAGGATCATCATCAGTTCCTGCTCACGTTGAAATGATGGGCTTCATGGGTATGGGAAACAACCCTATGGTTGGATGTACTGTAGCATGTGCAGTAGCTGTAGCAGGAAGTTTCTAA
- a CDS encoding LIC_12708 family protein, protein MQLKINALSVIVVLSCTFFSCSREKVVENVPREELFSLNYGNFEDEINLFSLSDVGEINTSLVMHEGFFYIANGEAGKIMKMNSYGDLLTLYFNEDINPVPSVQAGISGSNATRKSISYPFNSISSIAVDSRQYLYVVDRLPPERVEYDSNTKEILGQVVLRFDDEGNFLDYFGQQGRGALPFAYIRNIYVTRHRELVVICKSDDSNVGETVYWFSSEGFLLTKLQINSKNVPNPVDPEGNESFVAIENVVPGYDDRMLYLSINYYRNYVDEASRVQSGIEYISTYLYSLDVETGIFDEGIEVPSDYYEVAGDYSKHEFNVPYEFMGVTATGWAFYVNSIDAGLNVQMVQLNGQHILKRVLTFDRYRSLFYALNLSETGVISALIGNKEKASFCWWRTDSLIKAAIKN, encoded by the coding sequence ATGCAATTAAAAATAAATGCGCTGTCAGTGATCGTAGTTCTCAGCTGTACATTTTTTTCCTGCAGCAGGGAAAAGGTTGTAGAAAATGTTCCCAGGGAGGAGCTGTTCAGCCTGAATTATGGAAATTTTGAAGATGAAATAAACCTGTTTTCTCTTTCTGATGTAGGAGAAATAAATACTTCCCTCGTTATGCACGAAGGTTTTTTCTATATTGCAAACGGTGAAGCCGGTAAAATAATGAAAATGAACAGTTACGGTGACCTGCTTACCCTTTATTTTAATGAAGATATTAATCCTGTTCCTTCAGTTCAGGCAGGAATTTCAGGATCAAATGCAACCAGAAAATCCATTTCATATCCGTTTAACAGCATTTCTTCAATAGCAGTTGATTCAAGACAGTATCTTTACGTTGTGGACCGTCTTCCTCCTGAAAGAGTTGAATATGATTCCAATACCAAAGAGATTCTCGGACAGGTTGTCCTCAGATTTGACGATGAGGGAAACTTTCTTGATTACTTCGGTCAGCAGGGCCGGGGTGCACTTCCGTTTGCTTATATCCGGAATATTTATGTAACACGGCATCGGGAACTTGTAGTTATCTGTAAATCTGACGACAGTAATGTGGGAGAAACTGTATACTGGTTTTCTTCGGAAGGCTTTCTTCTTACAAAGCTTCAGATAAATTCAAAAAATGTCCCTAACCCGGTTGATCCTGAAGGAAATGAATCTTTTGTAGCCATTGAAAATGTTGTTCCTGGATATGATGACAGGATGCTTTACCTGAGCATCAATTATTACCGTAATTATGTTGATGAAGCCAGTCGCGTTCAGTCTGGAATTGAATATATTTCCACGTATCTCTATTCCCTTGACGTTGAGACAGGAATCTTTGACGAGGGAATTGAAGTGCCGAGTGATTATTACGAAGTAGCCGGTGATTATTCAAAGCATGAATTTAACGTTCCCTATGAGTTTATGGGGGTAACTGCTACAGGCTGGGCTTTTTATGTTAACAGCATTGATGCCGGCCTTAATGTTCAGATGGTGCAGCTTAACGGCCAGCATATTCTTAAGCGCGTGCTGACATTTGACAGGTACAGAAGTCTTTTCTATGCCCTGAATCTCAGTGAGACTGGAGTAATATCTGCACTGATTGGTAATAAGGAAAAAGCTTCTTTCTGCTGGTGGAGGACGGATTCTCTTATAAAGGCTGCAATCAAGAATTGA
- a CDS encoding tetratricopeptide repeat protein, giving the protein MMKINFRKLVLSVVLVSVVSAAFAQNKADALKLYNDGKYKEAISVCEDEIAVNPNNMNSWVVLCWALVANRQYAEAERRSTEARRINNYDLRVIEVQAESKYYIGKYNEALVLFQRYVATVQENGNNRLGRAYYFMGEIYIKQEKYHHADISLTTAVHIEELRDLWWGRLGYAREKSGDWKNAIAAYDKALQLNPYQQIAVDGKARCKTHVQ; this is encoded by the coding sequence ATGATGAAAATTAATTTCAGAAAGTTAGTATTGTCAGTTGTTCTTGTTTCTGTTGTTTCTGCCGCTTTTGCTCAGAATAAGGCAGATGCCCTTAAACTTTATAATGACGGTAAGTATAAGGAAGCCATTTCAGTCTGTGAAGATGAGATTGCTGTTAATCCTAATAATATGAATTCCTGGGTAGTCCTCTGCTGGGCTCTTGTTGCCAACAGACAGTATGCGGAAGCTGAGAGACGCTCAACGGAAGCCAGGCGTATTAATAATTATGACCTTCGTGTAATTGAAGTTCAGGCTGAGTCAAAATACTATATCGGAAAATATAATGAGGCTCTGGTTCTGTTTCAGCGTTATGTAGCTACGGTTCAGGAAAACGGAAACAACCGTCTTGGCCGTGCATATTATTTTATGGGAGAAATATATATAAAGCAGGAAAAATACCATCATGCGGATATTTCCCTTACGACAGCTGTTCATATAGAAGAATTGAGGGATCTGTGGTGGGGCAGGCTTGGTTATGCCCGTGAAAAAAGCGGCGACTGGAAGAATGCCATTGCAGCCTATGACAAGGCGCTTCAGCTGAATCCTTACCAGCAGATTGCAGTAGATGGAAAAGCCCGCTGTAAGACCCATGTACAGTAA
- the mtaB gene encoding tRNA (N(6)-L-threonylcarbamoyladenosine(37)-C(2))-methylthiotransferase MtaB produces MEKPAVRPMYSNTIHFETLGCRLNQDESEGAARSFFNCGYSCTMEAVTSSAETDESTLLCIINTCTVTNKAEQKARRIIRMCLEKYPNSVVCVTGCYAELDGDSIKAMCPERISIIPGTKKYVLNKIAENLKKLVGAAGFIDDISRLDDFIKLHCSVSASPVQSALVNHKDTVAGKVYIPLPFTLYTPVFEKHSRASLKIQDGCNNSCTFCRIHFARGKAVSLGVDEVLNRVREIEASGKDEVVFTGVNLSQYAGDFYAGETPVKKDFAFLLKYLIENTKKIKFRISSFYPQSVTDSLCESLKSDRVQPFFHLSVQSGSDSVLKAMKRPYGHDDVVNAVKKIRNAKKDCFISCDIIAGFPGESDFDFNETVRLCEECSFSWMHVFPFSPRPGTEAAVMKPQITEAVKTRRAAVLGKIAVDSKIKYIESMKGREFTAVVENSRALRLSLRILKNTSAGSESGIYHAVTDNFIHVEFKSSRYIESSRSVRVRIDQVLEDNIRTGKEIECLSSLVSVNSQM; encoded by the coding sequence ATGGAAAAGCCCGCTGTAAGACCCATGTACAGTAATACAATTCATTTTGAGACTCTCGGCTGCCGTCTTAATCAGGATGAAAGTGAAGGGGCTGCCCGTTCTTTTTTTAACTGCGGCTATTCCTGTACGATGGAGGCTGTTACTTCTTCTGCAGAAACTGATGAGAGTACGCTGCTGTGTATTATCAATACCTGTACTGTTACAAATAAGGCAGAGCAGAAAGCACGGCGTATAATAAGGATGTGTCTTGAAAAGTATCCCAACAGTGTAGTTTGCGTTACAGGCTGTTATGCAGAACTTGACGGAGACAGCATAAAGGCGATGTGTCCTGAACGTATTTCTATTATTCCCGGAACAAAGAAATATGTCCTTAATAAGATAGCAGAGAATTTAAAAAAACTGGTGGGAGCTGCCGGTTTTATTGATGATATAAGCAGGCTTGATGATTTTATTAAATTGCACTGTTCTGTATCTGCTTCACCTGTGCAGTCAGCACTTGTCAATCATAAGGATACTGTCGCTGGCAAAGTTTATATTCCCCTTCCGTTTACGCTTTATACTCCCGTATTTGAAAAACACAGCCGGGCTTCCCTTAAAATTCAGGATGGATGTAACAACAGCTGCACTTTCTGCAGAATTCATTTTGCCAGGGGAAAAGCTGTTTCTCTTGGAGTAGATGAAGTTCTTAACCGGGTGCGGGAAATAGAGGCTTCCGGTAAGGATGAGGTTGTTTTTACAGGCGTTAACCTCAGTCAGTATGCAGGAGATTTTTATGCCGGAGAAACACCTGTAAAAAAGGATTTTGCTTTTCTTTTAAAATATCTGATAGAGAATACAAAAAAAATTAAATTCAGGATTTCGTCTTTTTATCCTCAGAGCGTAACTGATTCCCTGTGTGAATCATTAAAAAGTGACAGGGTACAGCCGTTCTTTCATCTCAGTGTCCAGAGTGGAAGTGATTCTGTCTTGAAGGCAATGAAACGTCCTTACGGTCATGATGATGTAGTAAATGCCGTGAAAAAAATTCGCAATGCAAAAAAAGACTGCTTTATCAGCTGTGACATAATAGCCGGATTTCCCGGAGAATCGGATTTTGATTTCAACGAAACTGTCAGATTGTGTGAAGAGTGTTCATTCTCCTGGATGCATGTTTTTCCTTTCAGTCCCCGTCCTGGAACTGAAGCTGCCGTAATGAAACCTCAGATTACTGAAGCTGTAAAAACCCGGAGAGCAGCTGTTCTTGGTAAAATAGCTGTTGATTCTAAGATTAAGTATATAGAATCAATGAAAGGAAGGGAGTTTACTGCAGTAGTGGAGAATTCCCGTGCCCTCAGGCTTTCCCTCAGGATTTTGAAGAATACTTCTGCCGGCTCAGAATCTGGAATTTACCACGCAGTTACGGATAACTTCATTCATGTTGAATTTAAGTCGTCCCGATATATCGAAAGTTCCCGTTCTGTTCGTGTTAGAATTGACCAGGTTCTTGAAGATAATATCAGGACTGGAAAAGAAATAGAATGTCTTTCTTCTCTTGTTTCTGTTAACTCTCAGATGTAA
- the secA gene encoding preprotein translocase subunit SecA: MFDKLLTLIFGSQNERDVKALRPVVAEIEKREAWAQSFTDDQFPEQTKILKERLSKGETLDDILIDAFALAREAAKRVLGERAYPCQLMGSLVLNSGRITEMKTGEGKTLMCVCAAYLNSLSGKGVHIVTVNDYLAERDSQWMGRVYRFLGQSVGCILSNMDYEARKAAYACDLTYGTNNELGFDYLRDNMQVDASRKVQRGFNFCIVDEIDSILIDEARTPLIISGQGEDDTYKYHEVDKYVDQFEEMEKDPKTKDYPDEVQMLPEERAALKGDYKIDEKSKRISFTDKGMNKINDILHKHGLIAEGTSVFDEENFEYVHYFTQALRAHVLYHEDVDYVVRDGQVQIVDEFTGRILEGRRYGDGLHQAIEAKEHLKIAQRNRTLATITFQNFFRMYDKLSGMTGTAQTEAVEFSRIYNLDVVAIPTNKPVARIDENDEVYLNEDAKWNAIVKEIEEAHKKGQPVLVGTISVEKSEHLSALLTRKGIRHEVLNAKNHAREALIIAEAGAKGSVTVATNMAGRGTDIKLGGSPEMRARKRAGTGATQEQYEAALAIEKEQWQKDYEEVKNLGGLYVIGSERHESRRIDNQLRGRSGRQGDPGRSKFYISMDDDLMRLFGGERMKKIMAGIGMKDDEPINHPWLNKSIARAQHKVEERNFEIRKNLLDYDDVLNKQRSFIYEQRDEILLDEDLSTRVMNNARDKVSEIFEIYESERRGSKDGSAENALAENLKNTFGLEFETVPTDEETVIAALQNDITQKELLVGKANLNMFIRYQYVQRIDKQWLDQLEYLDSLREAVHLRSYGSKNPLTEYKIDGFNQFDAMLDNIRDSVTSRIFKVKVQIQPAGMQRQAPKTIQNMNAEHKEAQSAITPQRAFNARDARSQAANSAMKTGRQGQNVTIMRTLPKVGRNDPCPCGSGKKYKQCHGKNA; the protein is encoded by the coding sequence ATGTTTGATAAGTTACTTACACTGATTTTCGGTTCACAAAATGAACGCGATGTAAAAGCCCTCAGACCTGTGGTTGCTGAGATTGAAAAACGTGAAGCATGGGCTCAGTCCTTTACGGATGACCAGTTTCCGGAACAGACTAAAATTTTAAAAGAACGCCTTTCTAAGGGTGAAACCCTTGACGATATCCTTATAGATGCATTTGCCCTTGCCAGAGAAGCTGCAAAAAGAGTTTTAGGCGAAAGAGCCTATCCGTGCCAGCTTATGGGTTCCCTCGTATTGAATTCCGGACGCATCACTGAAATGAAAACCGGAGAAGGTAAAACCCTCATGTGCGTCTGTGCCGCATACCTTAATTCTTTAAGCGGAAAAGGAGTCCACATCGTTACCGTAAACGACTACCTTGCAGAACGCGACAGCCAGTGGATGGGACGGGTATACCGCTTCCTCGGACAGAGCGTCGGCTGCATTCTCAGCAACATGGACTATGAAGCCCGCAAAGCAGCCTATGCCTGCGACCTTACCTACGGAACAAACAATGAACTTGGCTTTGACTATCTCCGTGACAACATGCAGGTTGATGCAAGCCGTAAAGTTCAGAGGGGATTCAACTTCTGTATCGTTGACGAAATCGACTCCATACTCATAGATGAAGCAAGAACTCCTCTCATCATTTCCGGTCAGGGTGAAGATGATACATACAAGTATCACGAAGTTGATAAATACGTTGATCAGTTTGAGGAAATGGAAAAGGACCCTAAGACCAAGGATTATCCGGATGAAGTCCAGATGTTGCCTGAAGAAAGGGCTGCCCTTAAAGGGGACTACAAAATTGATGAAAAATCGAAGCGCATTTCTTTCACTGACAAAGGAATGAACAAGATCAACGACATCCTTCACAAACATGGACTTATCGCGGAAGGAACAAGTGTTTTTGATGAAGAAAACTTTGAATACGTACACTATTTTACACAGGCCCTGCGTGCTCATGTTCTCTATCATGAAGATGTTGACTATGTAGTCCGTGACGGTCAGGTTCAGATTGTAGACGAATTTACCGGACGCATTCTTGAAGGAAGACGTTACGGTGACGGTCTCCACCAGGCAATCGAAGCAAAAGAACACCTTAAGATTGCACAGCGCAACAGAACCCTTGCTACCATAACCTTCCAGAACTTCTTCCGCATGTACGACAAGCTTTCCGGAATGACCGGTACAGCCCAGACAGAAGCTGTGGAATTCAGCAGAATCTATAATCTCGATGTTGTTGCTATACCGACAAACAAGCCTGTAGCACGCATTGATGAAAATGATGAAGTTTACCTCAATGAAGATGCAAAATGGAATGCCATCGTAAAGGAAATCGAGGAAGCTCATAAAAAAGGACAGCCGGTTCTTGTAGGTACGATATCCGTAGAAAAATCAGAGCATCTTTCTGCCCTCCTTACCCGAAAAGGCATCAGGCATGAAGTCCTCAATGCAAAGAACCACGCAAGGGAAGCCCTTATCATCGCAGAAGCCGGAGCAAAAGGTTCCGTTACAGTAGCTACAAACATGGCCGGACGCGGTACAGACATTAAACTTGGCGGCTCACCTGAAATGAGGGCACGCAAGAGAGCCGGTACAGGAGCAACTCAGGAACAGTATGAGGCAGCACTGGCAATAGAAAAGGAACAGTGGCAGAAAGATTATGAGGAAGTTAAAAACCTCGGCGGTCTTTATGTCATCGGTTCTGAAAGACATGAATCAAGACGTATTGACAACCAGCTCAGAGGACGTTCAGGACGTCAGGGAGATCCGGGAAGAAGTAAGTTCTATATTTCCATGGATGATGACCTCATGAGGCTTTTCGGCGGAGAACGCATGAAAAAAATCATGGCCGGTATCGGCATGAAGGATGATGAACCTATCAATCACCCTTGGCTCAACAAATCAATTGCCCGCGCACAGCATAAAGTTGAAGAACGTAACTTTGAGATCCGTAAAAACCTCCTCGACTATGATGACGTACTTAACAAGCAGCGTTCATTTATCTATGAACAGAGGGATGAAATTCTTCTCGATGAAGATTTAAGCACTCGTGTAATGAATAACGCCCGTGATAAAGTTTCAGAAATATTTGAAATTTATGAATCCGAGCGCAGAGGTTCTAAAGACGGTTCTGCAGAAAACGCACTTGCAGAAAACCTTAAGAATACATTCGGTCTTGAATTCGAAACTGTTCCAACCGATGAAGAAACCGTCATTGCCGCCCTGCAGAATGATATAACACAAAAGGAACTTCTTGTAGGCAAGGCAAACCTCAATATGTTCATCAGATACCAGTATGTACAGCGTATCGATAAACAGTGGCTTGACCAGCTTGAATATCTTGATTCCCTCAGAGAAGCCGTTCATCTCCGCTCTTACGGAAGCAAAAATCCTCTTACAGAATATAAGATTGATGGTTTCAACCAGTTTGATGCCATGCTTGACAACATCCGCGATTCAGTTACAAGCAGGATATTTAAGGTTAAAGTTCAGATTCAGCCGGCAGGAATGCAGAGACAGGCTCCTAAAACAATTCAGAATATGAATGCAGAGCATAAAGAAGCTCAGTCTGCAATTACCCCGCAGAGGGCTTTCAATGCACGAGATGCAAGGTCACAGGCAGCAAACAGTGCCATGAAAACCGGCAGACAGGGACAGAATGTAACTATAATGAGAACACTTCCAAAAGTAGGAAGAAACGATCCTTGTCCATGCGGAAGCGGTAAAAAGTATAAGCAGTGTCATGGAAAGAATGCTTAA
- a CDS encoding bactofilin family protein, producing the protein MFDEKDIAQFEIEEEDFDTVMASDITFNGRIRFSRPFMIKGKVTGIIDATSNLLIDTTAEVNADITAERILVRGKVKGNITGNSLVYVTSSGSVDGDISSAQVVLEPGSQFSGKCTMSSK; encoded by the coding sequence ATGTTTGATGAAAAAGATATAGCACAGTTTGAGATAGAAGAAGAAGATTTTGATACGGTCATGGCAAGTGACATTACTTTTAACGGCCGCATCAGGTTTTCAAGACCTTTTATGATTAAGGGTAAAGTTACCGGTATCATAGATGCTACAAGTAATCTCCTTATAGATACAACTGCGGAAGTTAATGCAGATATTACGGCTGAGCGAATTCTTGTCCGGGGTAAGGTAAAAGGAAACATAACTGGAAATTCTCTTGTTTATGTAACTTCGTCAGGTTCTGTGGATGGTGATATTTCTTCTGCACAGGTTGTTCTTGAGCCGGGAAGTCAGTTTTCCGGAAAGTGTACGATGTCTTCAAAATAG